The following are from one region of the Phycisphaeraceae bacterium genome:
- the lysW gene encoding lysine biosynthesis protein LysW produces the protein MGQAVVSTSCPECDGEVTFSRAPLAGQVTTCSQCGVELEVTSVEPLKLEVAPEVEEDWGE, from the coding sequence ATGGGTCAAGCGGTTGTCTCCACAAGTTGTCCAGAGTGTGATGGAGAGGTCACGTTCAGTCGCGCCCCGCTTGCCGGGCAGGTCACGACGTGCAGCCAGTGTGGCGTCGAACTTGAGGTGACGAGCGTCGAGCCTCTGAAGCTGGAAGTCGCGCCCGAAGTCGAAGAAGACTGGGGCGAGTGA
- a CDS encoding paraquat-inducible protein A, which translates to MTGHPRNRSRAAAFACAALILYPLGVGLPIMKIERLGHEHTTNIWNGVAELFADGEWIVAVVVLVCSIIAPIAKLSAMLALSMPRIIARPEHRAQVYRLVEWIGRWGMVDVLLVTLLVAAVKLGSWVEVSPGPGLIAFASVVVLSLISTAVFDPHAIWEIET; encoded by the coding sequence ATGACGGGGCATCCCCGGAACAGGTCGCGGGCGGCAGCATTTGCGTGCGCCGCGCTGATTCTGTATCCACTTGGAGTCGGGCTCCCGATCATGAAGATCGAAAGGCTCGGGCACGAGCACACCACCAATATCTGGAATGGCGTGGCCGAGTTGTTTGCCGACGGCGAGTGGATCGTGGCGGTCGTGGTGTTGGTATGTTCGATCATTGCCCCCATCGCGAAACTATCGGCCATGCTGGCGCTGTCGATGCCTCGCATCATCGCCCGACCCGAGCATCGCGCACAGGTGTATCGACTCGTGGAGTGGATCGGGCGCTGGGGCATGGTGGACGTGCTGCTGGTAACGCTGCTTGTGGCTGCGGTGAAACTGGGCAGTTGGGTCGAGGTTTCGCCGGGTCCGGGGTTGATCGCGTTTGCAAGCGTGGTTGTGCTGAGCCTGATATCGACAGCTGTGTTTGACCCGCACGCCATCTGGGAGATAGAAACATGA
- the argC gene encoding N-acetyl-gamma-glutamyl-phosphate reductase produces MSLRASIVGASGYTGGEIMRLLTMHPEVEIGQITSRSLADKPVHVVHPHLRGHMRQSFSLEADLEPCDVLFLCLPHGVAAGAIERYRAMARIVVDLSSDFRLRDAKAYEHWYGQAHTKPEMLAEAVYGLPELSRAALPGATLISGVGCNATAMNLALLPLARAGLIERAIADVKVGSSEAGAEPGPGSHHPTRSRAVRTYSPSGHRHLAEVQQALGPIDIDATITAIEMVRGVLATIHVLPTRKVEQKELWSLYREAYAKEPFVRIVSDRTGAFRLPDPKILAGCNDADVGFAIDEGSGRIIALCAIDNLMKGAAGSAVQAMNVALGLDESLGLGAPGVHPV; encoded by the coding sequence GTGAGTCTGCGGGCCTCCATCGTCGGCGCGAGCGGGTATACAGGCGGCGAGATCATGCGTCTGTTGACGATGCACCCGGAGGTCGAAATCGGGCAGATCACGTCGCGCTCGCTCGCCGACAAGCCTGTGCATGTGGTTCACCCGCACCTGCGGGGGCATATGCGCCAGAGTTTCTCGCTCGAAGCGGATCTGGAGCCATGCGATGTGTTGTTCCTGTGCCTGCCTCACGGCGTGGCGGCAGGCGCAATCGAACGCTATCGCGCAATGGCTCGCATTGTCGTCGATCTGTCGTCCGACTTTCGCCTGCGCGATGCCAAGGCGTATGAACACTGGTACGGCCAGGCGCACACAAAGCCAGAGATGCTTGCCGAGGCTGTCTATGGCCTGCCGGAGTTGTCGCGTGCCGCGCTCCCGGGCGCGACGCTCATCAGTGGGGTCGGCTGCAATGCCACCGCTATGAATCTCGCACTCCTGCCGTTGGCGCGTGCCGGGCTTATCGAGCGCGCGATCGCGGATGTCAAGGTTGGTTCGTCCGAAGCCGGCGCCGAACCGGGCCCAGGCTCTCACCATCCGACCCGCTCGCGCGCCGTACGCACATACAGCCCATCCGGCCATCGCCATCTGGCCGAAGTTCAGCAGGCACTCGGCCCGATCGACATCGACGCGACGATCACCGCCATCGAAATGGTGCGCGGCGTGCTTGCAACGATACACGTTCTGCCGACACGCAAGGTCGAGCAGAAGGAACTCTGGAGCCTCTATCGCGAGGCGTACGCGAAGGAGCCTTTCGTTCGCATCGTCAGCGATCGCACGGGGGCATTCCGTCTGCCGGACCCGAAGATTCTCGCAGGGTGTAACGATGCGGATGTCGGGTTTGCCATTGACGAGGGGTCTGGACGCATCATCGCCTTGTGCGCCATTGACAATCTGATGAAGGGCGCAGCGGGTTCGGCGGTGCAGGCTATGAACGTGGCGCTCGGGCTTGATGAATCGCTCGGGCTTGGCGCGCCAGGCGTGCATCCCGTCTGA
- a CDS encoding MCE family protein, giving the protein MSQDAMTPIIQVRRRRVSLAWLVPIFALIGAGLLAHSAWQQRGVRVSITFEDAGGLRPGDAVMYRGIRVGDIRDVRLAEDLRAVVVEAELRPEAGALAREHSRFWVAKPEVSLAGVSGLETLMGPTYLNVLPRAGDAVFRAKFDGLRDTPKGAAEVGDGLRVVLMMPRRGTVSVGSPILYRDIPVGHVQDVRLSPNARQVEVEAIIVAEHAALVRERTRFYKASGIGVDFGWFRGLTVRADSLESLVSGAIAFATPSRAGAVVEPGHVFDVAGEPDAEWLKWEPDLALEPKPGTGMRFFSRWTGARQD; this is encoded by the coding sequence ATGAGCCAAGACGCAATGACACCGATCATTCAGGTCCGTCGGCGGCGCGTGAGCCTTGCGTGGCTTGTTCCAATTTTTGCGCTCATCGGTGCAGGTTTGCTCGCTCATTCTGCGTGGCAGCAACGCGGGGTGCGTGTGAGCATTACCTTCGAGGACGCGGGCGGGCTGCGCCCCGGCGATGCTGTGATGTATCGCGGGATTCGCGTCGGTGACATTCGTGATGTGCGTCTGGCTGAGGATCTGCGTGCAGTGGTTGTCGAAGCCGAGTTGCGCCCGGAGGCTGGGGCCCTTGCGCGTGAACATTCACGGTTCTGGGTAGCAAAACCGGAAGTCAGCCTTGCGGGTGTCTCGGGGCTTGAGACACTGATGGGCCCGACATATCTCAATGTGCTGCCGCGAGCGGGTGATGCGGTGTTTCGTGCGAAGTTTGACGGGCTGCGCGACACGCCGAAGGGTGCTGCCGAGGTGGGCGATGGGCTTCGGGTCGTGCTGATGATGCCCAGGCGTGGGACGGTGTCTGTAGGTTCGCCGATTCTGTACCGCGATATTCCGGTGGGGCATGTGCAGGATGTTCGATTGTCACCCAATGCTCGGCAAGTGGAGGTGGAAGCGATCATCGTGGCTGAGCATGCTGCGTTGGTGCGCGAGCGCACGCGTTTTTACAAGGCCAGCGGGATCGGAGTTGACTTTGGCTGGTTCCGAGGTTTGACGGTGCGAGCCGATTCGCTCGAATCACTCGTGAGCGGGGCCATTGCGTTTGCAACACCTTCGCGCGCAGGCGCGGTGGTTGAGCCGGGGCATGTGTTCGACGTTGCTGGCGAACCTGACGCGGAATGGCTGAAGTGGGAGCCGGACTTGGCACTGGAACCAAAGCCCGGAACAGGGATGCGCTTCTTTTCGCGGTGGACTGGTGCACGTCAAGACTGA
- a CDS encoding [LysW]-aminoadipate kinase, with protein sequence MTVSQTRTVVIKVGGGEGIDLGAFADQFAALVRSGVRAVLVHGGSHETNVLSEKLGHPPRTITSPSGHTSRRTDRATLEIFEMVYCGKVNKGIVEQLRAKGIDAIGLSGIDGGLWTGERKTAIRAVEDGATVIIRDDLSGRVTSVDAALLDLLLGAGRTPVLTPPAVTADGVAINVDADRAAALTAVALRADELLLLSNVPGVLRDPADRSSLIVSTAEAGLDAVREAAKGRMKNKVLAAEEATEGGVARVVIGCANGPTALADALAGRGTLFEGVRA encoded by the coding sequence ATGACAGTTTCACAAACACGCACAGTGGTCATCAAGGTCGGCGGAGGAGAAGGCATCGATCTCGGCGCGTTCGCCGATCAGTTCGCAGCACTCGTTCGTTCCGGCGTTCGGGCCGTACTGGTTCATGGCGGCTCGCACGAGACCAACGTACTGTCCGAAAAGCTGGGCCATCCACCACGCACCATCACCAGTCCATCAGGGCATACCAGCCGGAGGACCGATCGAGCAACGCTCGAAATCTTCGAGATGGTCTACTGCGGCAAGGTCAACAAGGGCATCGTGGAGCAACTTCGCGCCAAAGGCATCGATGCAATCGGGCTCTCGGGCATCGACGGCGGGCTGTGGACCGGTGAACGCAAGACGGCGATTCGCGCGGTCGAAGACGGCGCGACCGTTATCATTCGCGACGATCTTTCGGGGCGTGTGACGTCGGTCGATGCGGCATTGCTCGATCTGCTTCTTGGCGCTGGACGCACTCCGGTGCTGACTCCGCCAGCCGTAACTGCCGATGGCGTGGCGATCAACGTCGATGCCGATCGCGCAGCCGCACTGACCGCGGTCGCGCTGCGGGCCGACGAACTGCTGCTGCTGTCCAACGTGCCCGGTGTGCTGCGTGATCCGGCCGATCGTTCGAGCCTGATCGTGTCGACTGCCGAGGCCGGTCTTGACGCTGTGCGCGAAGCCGCCAAGGGACGCATGAAGAACAAAGTGCTCGCAGCCGAGGAAGCAACCGAGGGCGGAGTGGCCCGTGTGGTCATCGGGTGCGCCAACGGCCCCACCGCGCTGGCCGACGCACTGGCCGGTCGAGGCACTCTCTTTGAAGGAGTTCGCGCGTGA
- a CDS encoding Fe(2+)-trafficking protein codes for MDLDERIARFEALVAQDPTNDMAYFSLGGAYNQGGFYDKAAAAYIRCTELNPSMSKAYQLAGTALMADQNIEQAATVLTEGYIVAAERGDLMPQKAMGELLEKLGRPVPAAAKKVAPTAATPGFICRKSGKPGSQMATPPYRGPIGEWIREHISRESFHEGWLPMGTKVINELRLDLTRDADSAVYDHAMRAYLGIDSALFTKLTGHEPPKVDQQTREMVLRMFGDPDEIAKFKGGLKEIVEHGH; via the coding sequence ATGGATCTCGACGAACGCATTGCACGCTTTGAAGCACTCGTGGCCCAGGACCCGACCAACGACATGGCCTACTTCTCGCTCGGCGGAGCCTACAACCAGGGCGGTTTCTATGACAAGGCCGCTGCGGCCTACATCCGTTGCACCGAACTCAACCCATCGATGAGCAAGGCCTATCAACTCGCTGGCACCGCTCTCATGGCCGATCAAAACATCGAACAGGCAGCAACGGTGCTGACCGAAGGCTACATCGTCGCAGCCGAACGCGGCGATCTGATGCCTCAAAAAGCGATGGGAGAACTGCTCGAAAAACTTGGTCGCCCTGTGCCCGCGGCGGCCAAGAAAGTTGCCCCAACCGCAGCGACGCCCGGGTTCATCTGCCGTAAGTCCGGCAAGCCCGGCTCGCAAATGGCCACGCCCCCCTATCGCGGACCGATCGGCGAGTGGATCCGCGAGCACATCTCGCGCGAGTCCTTCCACGAAGGTTGGCTGCCGATGGGAACCAAAGTCATCAACGAGCTTCGGCTCGATCTGACACGCGACGCCGACTCGGCCGTGTATGACCACGCCATGCGAGCGTATCTCGGCATCGATTCTGCCCTCTTCACCAAGCTCACCGGGCATGAGCCACCAAAAGTCGATCAGCAGACACGCGAAATGGTGCTTCGAATGTTCGGCGACCCCGACGAAATCGCAAAGTTCAAAGGCGGGCTCAAGGAAATCGTCGAGCACGGCCACTGA
- the metF gene encoding methylenetetrahydrofolate reductase [NAD(P)H], with protein MHLKDIFTKHRTTFSFEFFPPRDEQAADDLFVSISELEQLRPTFVSVTYGAGGSTRELTNNLVVRIRKETALDPVPHLTCVCQQEGEITEVLERYAQHGISNILALRGDPPRGMADYDPQRDTFKQAAELVRFIREFGDRHGHADKRGFGIAVAGFPEGHHSTPNRLLEIDYLKAKVDAGADCIITQLFFDNRDFYDFRDRCTLAGIHVPIIAGVMPITSKAGMGRMAELALGARYPAPLLRSIARTDGSNENVRRVGVHWATEQCRDLLDHDVAGIHLYTLNKSTATREIYRTLGVQDSRALQG; from the coding sequence ATGCACCTCAAGGACATTTTTACCAAGCATCGCACCACGTTCTCGTTTGAGTTCTTCCCCCCAAGGGATGAGCAGGCTGCGGATGATTTGTTTGTTTCGATCAGCGAGCTCGAGCAGTTGCGGCCGACGTTCGTCTCGGTGACCTACGGGGCTGGCGGCTCGACCCGCGAACTGACGAACAACCTTGTTGTCCGAATTCGCAAGGAGACAGCCCTCGACCCGGTGCCTCACCTGACATGCGTCTGTCAGCAGGAAGGCGAGATCACGGAAGTTCTGGAGCGTTACGCCCAGCACGGGATCAGCAACATTCTGGCCCTGCGGGGCGATCCGCCGCGAGGCATGGCAGACTACGACCCGCAGCGGGACACATTCAAACAGGCTGCAGAGCTGGTGCGCTTCATTCGGGAATTTGGCGATCGTCATGGGCATGCCGACAAGCGTGGGTTTGGCATCGCGGTCGCGGGCTTTCCTGAGGGCCATCATTCCACGCCGAACCGGCTGCTCGAGATCGACTATCTCAAGGCCAAGGTCGATGCGGGCGCGGATTGCATCATCACGCAGTTGTTCTTCGACAATCGTGATTTCTACGATTTTCGCGATCGATGCACGCTTGCGGGGATTCATGTCCCGATCATCGCGGGGGTGATGCCGATCACCTCCAAGGCGGGCATGGGGCGCATGGCGGAGCTTGCGCTCGGGGCGCGCTATCCGGCACCGCTGCTTCGGTCCATTGCACGCACCGATGGCTCGAACGAGAACGTTCGCCGCGTGGGGGTGCACTGGGCGACCGAGCAGTGCCGCGATCTACTGGACCACGACGTTGCGGGCATCCACTTGTACACGCTCAACAAGTCGACCGCGACGCGGGAGATTTACCGCACTCTGGGTGTGCAGGACTCGCGCGCGCTTCAGGGCTGA
- the lysX gene encoding lysine biosynthesis protein LysX — MKIALGYTRLRVEERLLLDAFEAIGVEVTPIDLRTVVFAPPALGRFAEFDAFVDRSVSLTTSLTTVRVLESMGVRCINRGDAIEVCSDKMRTTLALHVAGVPTPEIRVASSPEAALEAIESLGYPCVLKPTVGSWGRLVARVNDRDSAEAIVEHRDTLGSVNHSVYYVQEFIDKPGRDLRVFVVGGQTIAAIVRSSGHWVTNTARGAVASKFELTPEIRAMCEASAAAVGADVAAVDVLECPKRGPLINELNHSMEFRNSIDTTGIDIPRKVAEHVVRIIEAARPAGVPA, encoded by the coding sequence ATGAAGATTGCTCTTGGATACACAAGGCTTCGGGTCGAGGAGCGTCTGCTGCTCGATGCATTCGAAGCCATTGGAGTCGAGGTGACTCCGATCGACCTTCGGACAGTGGTGTTCGCGCCGCCGGCGCTCGGCCGATTTGCCGAGTTCGACGCCTTTGTCGATCGGTCGGTGAGTCTGACGACATCGCTCACGACAGTGCGCGTGCTCGAATCGATGGGCGTGCGGTGCATCAACCGCGGCGACGCGATCGAGGTGTGTTCGGACAAGATGCGCACCACGCTTGCCTTGCATGTCGCGGGCGTGCCGACGCCGGAGATTCGCGTTGCGTCGTCGCCCGAAGCGGCGCTCGAAGCAATCGAATCACTCGGCTACCCGTGCGTGCTCAAGCCCACGGTGGGTTCGTGGGGAAGGCTGGTCGCGCGGGTCAACGATCGCGATTCAGCCGAGGCCATCGTCGAACATCGCGACACGCTCGGCTCGGTCAATCACAGCGTCTACTACGTGCAGGAGTTCATCGACAAGCCCGGACGCGATCTGCGTGTGTTTGTCGTGGGCGGACAGACAATCGCTGCGATTGTGCGTTCGAGCGGGCATTGGGTGACCAACACGGCGCGTGGAGCAGTCGCGTCGAAGTTCGAACTCACGCCCGAGATTCGCGCGATGTGCGAGGCTTCGGCGGCGGCGGTCGGAGCCGACGTCGCTGCGGTCGATGTGCTCGAGTGCCCGAAGCGCGGGCCACTGATCAATGAACTCAATCACTCGATGGAGTTTCGCAACAGCATCGACACGACGGGGATCGACATTCCACGCAAGGTTGCTGAGCATGTCGTGCGCATCATCGAGGCAGCCCGACCCGCGGGGGTGCCAGCGTGA
- a CDS encoding [LysW]-lysine hydrolase, translated as MIPDDATLDLLGLPPNDRRAVEILYDLVSTPSVSDHEGPAVSRFIQAARSLDLEFEIDEAGNGVARRRAVTKSRVQIVLLGHIDTVPGHIPVRIENRELWGRGSVDAKGPLAAMLLAGAQASIPDDTELLVVAAVGEETTASLGARHLTRELSPSACIIGEPSGWDGVTLGYKGRVLVEAASRRPSAHSGGPTGSPPDVLFAWWQRVLDHAARLSAGATRDFDRLQCTILDMTSSSDGLEDVASIRAGFRLPPSVVPAQLQADLFDIAGDEVSLTCAGRESAYATDRNDPVVRALSGAIRASGATPRPKLKTGTADLNIVAPVWQCPIAAYGPGDSGLDHTPHERLNIDEFLRSVRVLQTALATLAAELSASGVKPATVS; from the coding sequence GTGATTCCCGACGACGCAACACTCGATCTGCTTGGTTTGCCACCCAACGACCGCCGCGCAGTCGAGATTCTGTATGACCTTGTCTCCACACCCAGCGTGTCTGACCATGAAGGGCCAGCGGTTTCGCGCTTCATTCAGGCTGCTCGGTCGCTCGATCTGGAGTTTGAGATCGACGAAGCGGGTAATGGCGTCGCGCGCCGGCGCGCTGTCACCAAGTCACGCGTGCAGATTGTTCTGCTTGGTCACATCGATACAGTCCCAGGCCATATTCCCGTTCGCATCGAGAACCGCGAACTCTGGGGCCGCGGCTCGGTCGATGCCAAAGGTCCGCTCGCCGCGATGCTCCTGGCCGGTGCGCAGGCATCAATCCCCGATGACACAGAATTGCTCGTTGTCGCAGCCGTGGGGGAGGAAACGACCGCCTCGCTCGGCGCACGCCACCTGACGCGAGAGTTGAGCCCGTCGGCGTGCATCATCGGTGAACCCAGCGGATGGGATGGCGTCACACTCGGGTATAAAGGCCGCGTGCTTGTCGAGGCGGCCTCGCGCCGACCGAGCGCACACAGCGGAGGGCCAACCGGCTCGCCACCCGACGTTCTCTTTGCGTGGTGGCAGCGCGTGCTCGATCATGCTGCGAGGCTCAGTGCGGGCGCGACTCGAGACTTTGACCGCCTGCAATGTACAATTCTCGATATGACCTCATCATCGGATGGCCTCGAAGATGTCGCGTCGATCCGCGCCGGGTTCAGGCTTCCCCCGAGTGTCGTGCCCGCGCAGTTGCAGGCCGATCTCTTCGATATCGCGGGCGATGAGGTCTCCCTGACTTGCGCTGGCCGCGAGTCGGCGTATGCCACCGATCGAAATGACCCGGTCGTGCGTGCCCTCTCGGGCGCGATCCGCGCCAGCGGCGCAACTCCCAGGCCCAAACTTAAGACGGGTACCGCCGACCTCAACATCGTCGCGCCAGTCTGGCAATGCCCGATCGCGGCCTACGGCCCGGGAGATTCCGGCCTCGATCACACACCGCACGAACGGCTCAACATCGACGAGTTCCTCCGCTCCGTCCGCGTTCTCCAGACAGCACTCGCGACGCTCGCAGCCGAACTCAGTGCCTCAGGAGTCAAACCTGCAACAGTGTCCTGA
- the glgP gene encoding alpha-glucan family phosphorylase, with translation MMRTPFDIAYFSLEIGLEGDIPTYSGGLGILAGDTIKAAADLELPMVGVTLLYREGYFRQELDANGTQTEHPAEWNPESMFTLMSPRVSVPVEGRQVQIRAFRQNVVGVTGHVVPVYYLDTDLPENDPDARKIAARLYAGDTDHRLRQEAILGIGGRRMIRAIGHDVGCFHMNEGHACFLTVDLLSEYLCRTQTQEIHSDALADVRRKCVFTTHTPIPAGHDRFRIDRVRAIIGDHPVFHRPDLYGGGDVLNTTVLALNLSKFANGVARKHGEVSREMFAGYDISAITNGVHAATWACPQMRQLFDEFIPQWRWNNTELRLARRIPADRLWLGHMSAKRDLTNHVAHTTHGDVQLDPEAFIITFARRATEYKRMKLLLNNPDRLREIVRKNGPIQILYAGKAHPHDGIGREIMHQVHQAIESLRGDVKAVFLPNYSIDLARKLVAGSDVWLNTPRPPLEASGTSGMKAAINGIPSLSTLDGWWLEGWIEGVTGWRIGTLQDDIRSQPAEEMDRRHADDLYHQLEHSVLPTYYKDRASWIDMMYSCIEINGSHFTTERMVREYAQRGYAL, from the coding sequence ATGATGCGCACACCGTTCGACATCGCGTACTTTTCCCTGGAAATCGGACTCGAAGGGGATATCCCTACTTATTCTGGGGGCCTCGGGATCCTTGCAGGGGACACCATCAAGGCTGCTGCCGACCTCGAACTCCCCATGGTCGGGGTCACTCTCCTGTATCGGGAGGGGTACTTTCGGCAGGAACTCGACGCGAACGGGACGCAAACAGAGCATCCCGCCGAGTGGAATCCAGAGAGCATGTTCACGCTGATGTCGCCTCGTGTGAGCGTGCCGGTCGAAGGGCGTCAGGTGCAGATTCGTGCGTTCCGACAGAACGTTGTGGGCGTGACGGGGCATGTTGTACCGGTGTATTACCTTGACACGGACCTACCGGAGAACGATCCGGATGCACGAAAAATCGCGGCCCGTCTGTACGCCGGGGATACGGATCACCGATTGCGTCAGGAGGCCATTCTTGGCATCGGCGGGCGTCGGATGATTCGAGCGATCGGGCACGATGTCGGGTGTTTTCACATGAATGAGGGGCACGCGTGTTTTCTTACGGTCGATCTCCTCAGTGAGTATCTGTGTCGGACACAAACACAGGAGATCCATTCTGATGCGCTGGCCGATGTCCGTCGCAAGTGTGTTTTTACCACGCACACGCCGATTCCTGCTGGGCACGATCGGTTCCGCATCGACCGTGTGCGTGCGATCATCGGCGACCATCCGGTGTTTCACCGTCCAGATCTCTACGGCGGCGGAGACGTTCTGAACACCACGGTGCTCGCGCTTAACCTGAGCAAGTTTGCCAATGGTGTTGCGCGCAAGCATGGCGAAGTTTCTCGGGAGATGTTTGCGGGCTACGACATCAGTGCAATCACCAATGGCGTGCATGCGGCGACGTGGGCGTGCCCGCAGATGCGACAACTCTTCGACGAGTTTATTCCCCAGTGGCGGTGGAACAACACCGAGCTGCGACTGGCCCGGCGTATCCCCGCTGATCGACTCTGGCTCGGGCACATGAGCGCGAAGCGCGATCTGACGAACCATGTTGCGCACACGACGCATGGCGACGTGCAACTCGACCCGGAGGCGTTCATCATCACCTTTGCCCGGCGCGCGACGGAATACAAGCGCATGAAACTGCTCCTGAACAATCCGGATCGCCTGCGCGAGATTGTCCGCAAGAATGGCCCAATCCAGATTCTGTACGCTGGCAAGGCGCACCCGCATGACGGGATCGGGCGCGAGATCATGCACCAGGTGCATCAGGCAATCGAATCGCTTCGCGGCGATGTCAAAGCGGTTTTTCTACCAAACTACAGCATTGATCTGGCTCGCAAACTTGTTGCGGGCAGCGATGTCTGGCTCAATACGCCGAGGCCTCCGCTCGAAGCATCGGGAACCAGCGGCATGAAGGCTGCGATCAATGGCATTCCATCGCTGAGCACGCTTGATGGCTGGTGGCTCGAAGGATGGATCGAAGGAGTCACCGGGTGGCGCATCGGCACGCTTCAGGACGACATCCGCTCGCAACCGGCGGAGGAAATGGATCGGCGACACGCGGACGATCTGTATCATCAGCTCGAGCACTCGGTGCTGCCGACGTATTACAAGGACCGTGCGTCGTGGATCGACATGATGTACTCGTGCATTGAGATCAACGGCTCGCACTTCACGACCGAGCGCATGGTGCGCGAGTATGCTCAGCGCGGCTACGCGCTGTAG
- a CDS encoding Na/Pi cotransporter family protein, whose translation MTMFMALAGGLGLFLLGMILMTDGLKALAGRALRQILTRFVSGPVSGVGWGALVTALVQSSTATTVATVGFVSAGLLTFTQAVGVIFGANLGTTSTGWIVSQLGFKVSLGKFAPPILLVGVLMYLLGRTRTKHIGQALAGFGLLFIGIDMLQLGMSDMATRFDPAQFPGFSSAGMLSRLILVGFGFAMTLIMQSSSASMATTLAAVFSGAIGYEQAAALIIGHNIGTTPTAIAASIGAPVAAKRTAMAHVLFNLLIGGVAFVFLPLILSGIDWAAHMFGGDDAPTRLALFHTTVKTLGVLLLLPVVRPFSRAIERILPDRAPKPTRFLAPAVAQVGPIALEAARRSLALILSESGVILHRVLASGNLAPRAEELLDEADRGVDETRRFIHTLAGSAQNEEEADRHAALMHASDHLSRLIENMREVPQSHTQLSVFTDAVLQELTPRLIACSDNLSQRAASIATEGKPCPSFSAEVQALEQLSAAIAGRRKSERRAALKLAASGRLDPDVAVARIEALLWLDGVAYHLWRAGHYLDEQLPADVHDQALHASGVPQS comes from the coding sequence TTGACCATGTTCATGGCGCTCGCAGGCGGCCTCGGCCTGTTTCTCTTGGGCATGATTCTGATGACCGACGGGCTCAAAGCCCTCGCCGGTCGGGCTCTGCGCCAGATTCTCACGCGATTTGTCTCCGGACCCGTTTCCGGCGTCGGGTGGGGTGCGCTTGTCACCGCTCTCGTGCAATCCTCGACCGCAACCACCGTCGCAACCGTCGGATTCGTCAGTGCAGGCCTCCTGACCTTCACGCAAGCAGTCGGTGTCATTTTCGGCGCCAACCTCGGCACCACGAGCACCGGGTGGATCGTCTCGCAACTTGGTTTCAAAGTGTCACTCGGCAAATTCGCCCCGCCGATTCTTCTCGTGGGTGTTCTCATGTATCTGCTCGGCAGGACACGCACAAAACACATCGGTCAGGCGCTCGCCGGCTTCGGGTTGCTCTTCATCGGTATCGACATGCTTCAACTCGGCATGTCCGACATGGCCACTCGTTTTGATCCCGCGCAGTTTCCGGGGTTTTCGAGCGCAGGAATGCTGTCGAGGCTCATTCTCGTCGGGTTCGGTTTCGCCATGACGTTGATCATGCAGTCATCCAGCGCGTCCATGGCGACAACCCTAGCGGCCGTCTTCTCCGGAGCGATCGGGTACGAACAGGCTGCAGCATTGATCATCGGCCACAACATCGGCACGACACCGACCGCAATCGCGGCCTCAATCGGGGCCCCAGTTGCCGCGAAGCGCACTGCGATGGCGCATGTGTTGTTTAACCTGCTGATTGGAGGCGTTGCCTTTGTCTTTCTTCCTCTAATTCTCTCTGGCATCGATTGGGCAGCACACATGTTCGGGGGCGATGATGCCCCGACGCGCCTCGCGCTCTTTCACACGACGGTCAAGACCCTTGGGGTGCTCTTGCTCCTGCCTGTCGTGCGCCCGTTCTCGAGAGCGATCGAGCGGATTCTCCCCGATCGCGCTCCAAAGCCTACGCGTTTCCTGGCGCCTGCAGTTGCGCAGGTCGGTCCCATTGCACTCGAGGCAGCACGTCGTTCGCTTGCACTCATTCTTTCCGAGTCCGGCGTCATCCTTCATCGCGTTCTGGCGAGTGGAAATCTTGCACCACGCGCTGAAGAACTGCTCGACGAAGCCGATCGAGGAGTCGATGAAACACGTCGATTCATTCACACGCTCGCCGGATCAGCCCAGAATGAAGAGGAAGCCGATCGCCATGCAGCCCTGATGCACGCCAGCGATCACCTCTCACGCCTCATCGAGAACATGCGCGAGGTTCCTCAATCGCATACACAACTGTCTGTCTTCACCGATGCGGTGCTCCAGGAACTGACCCCAAGGCTTATCGCATGCAGCGACAACCTCTCTCAACGTGCAGCATCCATCGCGACCGAAGGCAAGCCATGCCCTTCATTCTCGGCCGAAGTTCAGGCACTTGAACAACTTTCAGCAGCCATCGCCGGGCGCCGAAAGTCCGAGCGCCGTGCTGCACTCAAACTTGCTGCTTCAGGGCGGCTCGATCCTGATGTCGCTGTTGCACGCATTGAAGCCCTTTTATGGCTCGACGGCGTAGCCTATCACCTGTGGCGCGCAGGGCACTATCTTGACGAGCAGCTTCCCGCCGATGTTCACGATCAGGCACTCCACGCGAGCGGCGTTCCTCAGTCTTGA